AAAGGGTAGCACCGGACAGTTAGGTGCACCGGTTTTCGAAGCTACAGGCGACGTGCAGGCGGAAAAAGCTGAAAAAGCGCCCAAACCGGTAATTGAAAAGTCCAGGGATACCAGCAACCTTATTCCGATTACGGCTCCCATGGTCGGGACTTTCTACCGCCGCCCGGCGCCTGACGCGGAGCCTTTTGTGGAAGTAGGTCAAATGGTATCCGAAGGACAGCCCGTTTGTATAATTGAGGCCATGAAACTGATGAATGAAATAGAATCGGAAGTAGCGGGCAAAATTGTCGAGGTTCTGGTTGAAGACGGACAGCCGGTGGAGTACGGACAGACTTTGTTCCTTGTTGAAAAAGCATAAATAGCGCCGGTGACCGGTGGTCAGTGGCCGGCGGTGATATTACTTGAAGCTACAACGGTGGAGGTGTGTAATGTTTAAAAAAGTTCTGATTGCCAATAGGGGAGAAATCGCCGTTCGGATTATCAGGGCATGCAAAGAAATGGACATCAGGACTGTTGCTGTATATTCGGAAGCAGACCGGGATTCTTTACATGTCCGTTTGGCAGACGAAGCTTTTTGTATAGGTCCTGCTCCCTCAGGTAAGAGTTATCTGAACAAAGCTAATATCATAGCGGCGGCAGAAGTATCCGGAGCCGATGCCATCCATCCCGGCTACGGGTTTTTGGCTGAGAACGCCGAATTTGCGGAAATATGCGAAAGCTGCGGTATAAAGTTTATCGGGCCGTCTATTTCCGCTTTGGAAAATATGGGCGCAAAAGCAGTAGCGCGGGAAACCATGATCAAGGCCGGGGTACCTGTTGTTCCCGGTACTGAAGGAGTTATTACTGATAAAGAAGAAGCGGTCAGAATTGCCCAGGAAATCGGTTACCCGGTTATTATTAAAGCTTCAGCAGGCGGTGGCGGCAAAGGCATGCGCATTGCCCAGAGCAAAAATGACCTGATCAAAGCCATTCAAACGGCCCAGGCAGAAGCCGAGGCAGCTTTCGGCAATGCTGAAGTTTACATCGAGAAATATGTGGAAGAACCGAGACATATTGAGTTTCAGATTCTGGCTGACAATTACGGCAATACAGTTTACCTGGGTGAGCGTGACTGCTCTATCCAGAGAAGAAACCAGAAATTGCTGGAAGAAGCTCCTTCTTCGGCCCTGACCCCTGAACTGAGGAAAAAAATGGGTGAAACGGCTGTGCGCGCGGCAAAAGCAGTAAATTACAGCAATGCCGGTACTGTGGAGTTTCTCCTGGATAAAGATAATAATTTTTATTTTATTGAAATGAATACCCGGATTCAGGTAGAACACCCTGTCACTGAATTGGTCACAGGAATTGACCTGATTAAAGAACAGATCAGGATTGCTGCCGGTGAAGAATTGGGCTATACGCAGGATGATGTTAAAATCAACGGGTGGGCTATCGAATGCCGGATAAATGCCGAAGACCCGGCCAAAAATTTTATGCCTTCGCCCGGGAAGGTGATAAAGTACGTCCCGCCGGGTGGCATGGGAGTACGGGTAGACAGCGCCGTATACGAAGGCTATACCATTCCGCCTTTCTACGATTCGATGGTAGCTAAGCTAATTGTGTGGGGACGCAACAGGGAAGAGGCTATTCAGAGAATGCGCCGGTCCCTGCAGGAATTTGAAATAGAAGGGGTAAAAACCACGATTCCTTTCCATTTGGTGGTTGTGGATAATGCTTTCTTCCAGAGGGGGGACTTTTATACCAATTTTATTCAGCGCCGCGTCTTGCAGGAAGATTAGAATTGGCGGCAGAAGGTTTGACTAGCGCGCATGACAAGAATAGATGCGCGCTTTTCTTGAATAGAAGTTTACAATTTGGTATAATATGTTTATAGTTGGTGTAAGCAATTCGACCGGGAGGTGTCGGTTATGGAAAAGAAAGAGCTCATTGAAAGGCACGAAACAGAACTGGGTGTAATCCGCATTGCGGATGAAGTAGTAGCGATTATTGCCGGCCTGGCTGCGACGGAAATTCCAGGGGTAGCGGGCATGAGTGGAGGCTTAGCCGGTGGAATTGCTGAGATGTTGGGACGGAAAAATCTGTCCAGGGGCGTTAAAGTAGAAGTAGGTGAAAAAGAAACGGCTATCGACATGTTTGTAATTGTGGAATTTGGTGTGCGAATTCCCGATGTTGCTCATCAAATACAGGAAAACGTCAAACGGGCCATTGAAAGCATGACCGGACTGAATGTCGTGGAAGTAAACATAAATATCCAGGGAGTGGTTTTTCCCACACCTGAACCCAAGGAAGAAGAACATAGAGTAAAGTAGTTTTTTCCCCCTGAACACTCAGGGGGTTCAAATTATTTGGTAATGTAAATTTATGTATTTGAAGAACCCGAATGGAGTGTTGCTCGTGAATTTTTTTGACCGTTTGTTATTGGGATTGTACAGTCTAAGCATGGTTATCCTGTTTGTAGTGGTCGGCTTAGTGGCTGCTGGATGGACAACTCCTCTCGACCTTTTGGAATTTGCCCTCTTTAAGCAGGACCAAAGAATTGCGGTAGGACTGGTCGCTATAGTATTTATTCTTATCAGTTTAAAGTTTTTGATTAACAGTTTTGGCACAAAAAATGAGGTAATGCATGCCCTGATCAAAGAATCGGCTATGGGACAGGTACGTATTACGGTGCAGGCCCTGGAAAACATTGTCAAAAAATCCGTGCTGCAGGTGCGGGGTATCCGAGAAGTTCAGCCCAGGATTATTTCCCGCCCGGAGGGGATAGGGGTATTTATTCATGTTATTGTTGCGCCTGATTTGGCTATTCCACAGGTATCCGATGAAATTCAGGAAAAAGTCAAAGAGAACCTTGAACGTATTGCCGGGGTTAATGTACATGCCGTTAAGGTATTGGTGGAAAATATTGCTACTGACATGAAGGTCAGGGATAGGGTCAATTAGGGGGAATGAATAATGCGAGACAGGTCTTGGCAGGATTTTCTGGGAATGCATTTAGGAAAAATACTGGGTGTAGCCCTGGGCCTTCTATTAGGCTGGATGGTTATTGAATACGGCTTGTTGAAAACCTTGTTTGTTATAATATTAATTGTACTGGGTTATTTTATCGGCAAAAAGGTCGATGAAGACGAGGATATATTGATGGCTGTCAGAAGGTTTTTCAGAGGTTATTAGCAGCCGGCCCCTGCCATTTAGGCGGGGGTGTTTTGGTTTGCCGGGTAACAGAAATTTTTTGACCTTGTAAGGTTATACTACTTATAGTTACAGACAGGAGGTTATCAATGAGCAGGAGAAAAGCCAGGGAAGCGGCCTTACAGGTTCTCTTCCAGATAGAAATGGCCGGAGTGGAAGAAGGAAAGGCTTATGAATACATTTTTTCGGAATTCAACATAGGTGAAAATGCCCAAAAGTTCTGCCGGGAACTGGTCCAGGGCACGTTAAGAAACCGCGCGTATATTGATGACATCATCAGAGAAGTTTCTAATGAATGGGATTTGTACCGAATGGCTAATGTGGACAGGAATATTATTCGCATGGCCCTTTATGAAATGCTTTTTCGGGAAGATGTGCCGAAGAATGTGGCCATAAACGAGGCCATTGAGCTGGGTAAGGATTTTAGCACGGCTGATTCAGGCAAGTTTATAAACGGCATTTTGGGCTATGTGGCCAAAAATATGGAGCAGTTCAAAAGGACCGAACCAGGAGTGTAGCCATATGGGGTTGGTTTTGGGCATTGATACAAGTTGTTACACCACTTCTCTTGCTATGTTGGACACAGGCGGAGGATTGGTGGCGGACCAGAGGAAGTTGCTTGATGTTCCTGCCGGTGCGCGGGGTCTGCAGCAGAGCAACGCCGTATTTCAGCATATTCAGAACATCAAAAACCTCTTTGATAATCTTTGGGAAATACCAGGCAGAAGAAAGCTGATACTAGGGGTTGCGGCCAGCGTCAGGCCACGCCCGGTGGAAGGCTCTTATATGCCCGTATTTACTGTGGCGGAAAGTTACGGCCGGACTATAGCCGGGTTGCTGGGCGTGCCTTTTATCCCTACCAGCCACCAGGAAGGGCATATTATGGCGGGGTTGTGGTCGATAGGCATATTTCCGGCCAGGGAATTTTTAGCGGTACATTTATCAGGAGGAACTACGGAAGTCCTGCGGGTCACCCAACAAGGGGAATCAGCGGATATGATGTTTGACATCCGCCTGCTCGGGGGAACAAAAGATTTAAATGCCGGCCAGTTCATTGACCGGATAGGGGTGGCTTTGGGTTTACCTTTCCCGGCGGGCCCAGAACTGGAAAAATTGGCCCGTAGGGCTGCCGGCGCCATACCTATTCCCTCATCGGTACACGGATTGGAAATAAGTTTCTCCGGTCCGGAGACAATGGCGCAGCGCTTAATCAGCAGCGGGGCAGATGCAACTGAAGTTGCCCGCGGTGTAGAACAGTGTATAGCAAATTCCCTGGAAAAGGTCCTGCGCAGGGCTATAGAACAGACAGGTGTGATAGACATTCTCCTGGTAGGCGGAGTGACCGCCAATTACTATATCAGATCCCGGTTGCGGGAGCGCTTGGAGCACCGGGCAGTAGGAGCCAGGCTTTTCTTTGCCGAACCGTCCATGAGTTCCGATAATGCCGTTGGCGTGGCGGCAATTGGGTTGCGTAAGCTAAAAGCAAGCCCCGGTGGGGAAAATGGGTCCTACCCGACCCGGATTAAAGATAAAATTACATAAGGGGATTTTAGCCCTGCTCCAAAAACCATTTACAACTATTCTGGGAGAATACATTTGTGTCATATACTGGGTCGGGAAATAGGATGTTTCCCGACCGGTTTTGCTTTCAGGCACTGGGTGAAGTTGTGGGTGCAAAGTCGCACCATGCCAAAGTAATAATTTGGCATAAATTACCTCTGCTGTATTGGCAGGAATATTGAGGAAAATTGTCGAAATTGGTCAGTACATTTGGACATGATAGAAAGGAGGGAAAAGGGAAAATCAACGACATATATGATATGTCAACAAGGGGAGGCAATATGATGAACCGCACTTCGCTACAGGACAAGCCGAGGTTTCCATTATTGCTGTTTCTAGTGGTTTTCAGTATCTTTATTCTAAGCGTTCCGGCCCTTGCCTTTGCCGATACTAACGGTCCCTCGTTTACTAACCTTTTTCCGCAGGGTGGAGCGGTAATAAAATCAAGCAGAGTAACTATTGCTTTAACGGCAGTTGACCCCGATTTTATCGATTACAACTCCGTTGTAATGCTGCTGGACGGTAACCTGGTCAATCCGATCAAGCAGTATGGATGGATTGACGAGTATACCGATGACTATTCCACCTTGGAAATGTATTATTCTGCCAGCCTGGTGGAAGGCAGTCATTTTGTTTCAATCACGGTAAGAGACCGCGCGGGGAATTCTTCTACCAAACAATGGAACTTCACAATATCAGAACCACCGCAAATTTCCCCCATACAGCCCGAGGGCAATGCTACCGTAACGGAATTAAAACCTCTTATATCTGCCAAGGTTACCGATAATACAGCCGTTGACAGTGGCTCAGTGGAGATGTATCTTGACGGCACTAGGGTAAACGCTGTATTTGATGCGGCATCTGGGGTCATAAACTTTACGCCGGAAAATGAACTGCCCAATGAAAGCTGGCACACGGTCTTGGTCAAGGCCCGTGATACTGCAGGCAATCAGGCGCAATTTTCCTGGAAGTTTTTTATCAACACTTATACTGAAATGACTTTTTCCATGAATGATGCAACCTGCCAGCAGTGCCATGATCGAACCAGTCATCCCATGAATAATTGCGGTAAATGCCACGGTACAAATCTATCGCCATCCAATCCTACATATCCGTTGGACGATTGTTATAAATGCCATTTTAACGCTACCACCTACCCAAGCGCTTACCATAACCAAGGGCTGCCGGTAGCAAATCCGCCTCTTCACGGGGCGCAGGATACGGACAGTTGTATGGAGTGCCATGGCAAGACATGGACGACAGGTATTCCGCCTGTACACAGTATCAGTGATGTTTCACGAAGGCACACAACAACATCACAGGGATGTACCATGTGCCATGCCACCACGCTGACCAGGGAACATGCTCGCCGGTATGATGACAACGGCAATCAACTGACCTGTTTTACCTGTCATAATAATCCTGATCCACAGGTGCAAAAGGCTATCGCCGAGAAGAATTCGGCCTGCAGCGCATGTCATCTGAACCTTGATGCCGGCGGCGGGCACCCGGCACACCAAAACGGGCTGGATGCAGCCTGTCAGACCTGTCATTCCGACACTATCCTGGGCGAACAACAGTTTCACAAGGCTAAAGGATGTAATATCTGTCACCAAAAAGACGCCGGCGAAACTGTTAAGTATGCAATTAATACAAAAAATACCAATTGTCTGGCCTGCCATGACCAGGGACATAATTTACACATGATTGCCAAAGAACCCGCCGATTTGCCTAAATATCCCGGGTTTACCTGGAGTGTTCCCCAAAAGGCCAGTATTATGGCTGGTGAAGCCTGGATGCCTGCGGAATACGCAGGGGTAGGCGGTAAGCTGCTGATTTCCTCACGGCGCAGTGATGTTAGCGCTGGAGAACTTTTCAACTGGTATGAGGAACAGATGGCCCAGGCCGGCTGGGAAAAAGTGTCCGGAAACATAGCACCCGGCAATTACATGGTTATGTCATATCAGAAAGGGAACCGGCATGCTACCGTTATTATATATAACGGGGAATACCATAGCGCTCAGGCCCCGGCAATAGGTTTCCGGATAGAAATACTTTATAAGTAAAATATTTGAAAAATTATTTGCACAAAGGTTTGCTTTTAGCAATAAATTGTGTTAAAATAAAAAAGCATAATGGATCAGGTAGAACGGAAAAGTTTTACCGGGCTTTTATGAGCAGCAGGATTATAAACCTGTGGGACCGTGTGGTTCCACAGGTTTTTCGCTAAACGGGGAAATTTTTTGAACATACCAGCACACAGAATTCATATAATAAAGATGTTAGGGGGTATGGCCATTGGCGCAGGCTGATTTTGCGGATGCTCAAAAAGAAAAAAAGGCGGTAGCTTTAAGCTCGGTCCTGGCATCCCTGTTTCTGACGGGTGGAAAACTCATTATAGGTTTGCTGACGGGCAGTCTGGGTATTCTGTCTGAAGCTGCCCATTCAGCCCTGGATTTTGGCGCTGCAGCCATAACTTACTTTGCAGTCAGTATTTCCGATAAACCGGCGGATAAAGAACACCATTACGGTCACGGTAAGGTTGAAAATTTTTCTGCTCTTGTAGAAGCCCTATTACTAATGGTAACATGTCTGTGGATTGTTAAAGAAGCCATAAACAGGCTAATGATGCCGGAACTCCGGTTGGAGGTAACGGCATGGGGTTTTGGAGTTCTGGTTGTGTCAATTATTATAGATTTCTCCAGGTCCCGGGCGCTGAAAAAGGCAGCTAAAAAGCACAAAAGCCAGGCTCTGGAAGCCGATGCCCTGCATTTTTCCAGCGACATCCTGAGTTCTCTGGTAGTAATTGTGGGTTTGGTATTTGCCAAGTTTGGCTATGAGAAGGCTGACCCCATTGCAGCATTGGTGGTTGCGGTTCTGGTTATTATTGCCAGTTTGCGTTTGGCCAAGGAAACCGTTGATGGCCTGCTGGACCGGGCTCCGGAAGGGATAAGGCAGCGGATTGAATCGGATGTAACGGGTGTACCCGGAGTTTTGGGTTTACATAAGATACGGGTACGCCGGGTGGGCCCTAAAATATTCGGGGATTTGCACGTATTGGTTGACGGGAATAAGACTATCAAAGAAGGGCACCAGTTAGCCGACCGGGTTGAGGATGTACTGGCCAAGTATGCTTCCGATGTGGTAATCCATATTGAACCTGTCGAAGAGGTGATGAAGGAAGATATCATCACAGAGGAAGATTTAAAAAAGATACTGGAGAAAGCGATGGAAAGGCTGGGCGGTAAGTTTGTCAATTACCATGAATTATCCCTCCGGTATGATTACATTGCAGGTCCCGTGGGCGGTGTACACCTGGTTCTACCCCAAGGTTTGCCTTTAAATGAGGCTCATCATATAGCCCACTCCATTGAAGAGGAAATAATGGCCAATTACCCGGGAACGAAATTTAACGTAAAAATAGAGCCCTGCGCCGGGACCTGTACCGAATGCGCCCTGTTTTGCGATGATTAATCGTCTTCCTGGTTAATAAAGTTTATTATTTGTTCCGCGGAGAACCCGAAAATTTCTATCAACTTATCTTCCGGCGGATTGTCCGGGTTTTTCCATATTTCGATTATTTTTTCCCGGATACTGTTTTTTAAATCCTGAATTGATTTGGACATCATACATACCTCCGAATTTCACATTATTGTAATTCCCTTCATAAACTGTAATATGCTCAGAAGGCAAAAAAAATACAGTTTTGGAGGGATTTTTCGTGCGTTATGTTGTAAAGCCGGGCGATACGCTCTATATTATTGCCCAGCGTTTCGGGGTGACAGTAGCCGACATTCTGGCCGTTAATCCTCAAATTAGAGACCCTAACTTGATTTTCCCCGGCCAGGTAATAATTATTCCTGGCAAAAGGCCCGAAATTCCGCCTTATTACCCTGGGTTTCCGCCAATGTTTCCCCCGGGATATTGGGGGTGGCCGCCCTATATTCCCGGTGAATATCCTGTAGGTTGGTGGCCTAATGTACCTCCGGGATACTATCCATACATGCCTTCGGGTGGACAATGGCCCCAATTACCTGCTGAACCGGGTCCAGGCTTTGGGGTGTTAAAGAGAGGGAGCAGAGGCCCGGAAGTAAAAATGCTGCAGGAACGCCTGGCAGAACTTGGTTACTATACAGGACCTATAGACGGGGTATTCGGTAGGCGGACCGAAATGGCTGTAAGGGCTTTTCAGAGGGAAAAAGGGTTCCCGGAAACAGGCATCGTTGAAGAAGTAACTTGGGCAGCGTTAGGCTTATAAAATAATAAATCTTTTTGAGGGGTTGGACTATTTCGGGCACATAGTGAATATAATCACTATGTGCATTTATTTTGAGCATGGCAATATAAACGGGCTTATGTGCTACATTGCCAAAATTTAAAATATTACAACTTTTTTTAATTATTCAGGCAGGATTAAGGGCAAAGTTAGCGAATAATTTCACATTAGTGACATTTAATAACAAAAGATATTTAATTAACAAAAGGAGGTTTTTAAAAAATGCCTGCACAAATTTTAAAAGGCAAACCATTAGCGGACAAAATTAAAGAGCAGACCAGGAAGGAAGTTGAGGAACTGAAACAGAAAGGTATTGAGCCTTTCCTTGTAGCGGTTCAGGTTGGTGAAAATGCTGCTTCCAAGTTTTACACCGATAACCAGCGAAAAAACGCAGAGCAGCTTGGTATCAAGTATGAATTAAGGGAACTGCCTGCCGAAACTACTCAGGAAGAACTTATCAAATACATAGAAGACCTGAACAACGATGACAAGGTTTCCGGCATAATTCTGCAAATGCCTCTGCCGCCGCACATTGAAGCCAGAGAGGTGCAGTGGAAAATAGCTTTTGAGAAAGATATCGAGGGTGTTACACCGCATAACATGGGACTTGTTTCTTTCGGTAAGCCCCGGCTTGCTCCGTGTACGGCCGTAGGTGCTTACGAGCTTGTCAAGTCAACGGGCATCGACCTAACCGGTAAAGAGGTAGTTGTTGTGGGACACAGTGATATTGTTGGTAAACCGGCAGCCCTGCTTCACCTGAATGACCTGGGGACAGTTACCGTATGCCATATCGGTACTGCTAAAGCCGGAAAAACCCCTGAACATGTGGCTAGGGCTGACGTACTTATAGTTGCCGTCGGCGTACCCGGATTAATTAAGGGCGAATGGATTAAACCCGGCGCCATTGTTATTGATATTGGAATTAACGAGGTAGACGGCAAGATAGTTGGAGACGTGGAATTTGACAAGGCTGTCGAAAGAGCAGGTATTATTACTCCTGTTCCCGGTGGCGCCGGTACAATGACTACTGCTATTCTGCTGAGAAACGTGGTGGAAGCCGCCAAGTGGCAGGCTGAAAAAAGATAGTGTTTAGCGGAAGCCGGTTTATGAATATTTAGATTTGACCGCGATCCCTTAAAATTGAGGGTTCTGCGGTTTTTTCTTCTGAATTTTACCCGGTAGTGGTATAATAGGATTATATGCTGTAGGACAAGAGGAGGTTAATCTATGTATAGGATTCTACAGAAACGCTCCCTGGCTACCGGTATCCACATGTATGAAATATCGGCGCCGGAAATTGCAGCCAAAGCGCTACCGGGACAGTTTATCATTCTGAGAGTGGACGAATGGGGAGAACGTATTCCCCTGACTATATTTGATTTTGACCGCAAATCGGGCAGTATTAAAATTATTTTTCAGGAAGTGGGTTTCACTACAAAAAGACTGGCCTGCCTGAAACAGGGTGATTTTATCACTGATATAGCCGGCCCCCTGGGCATGCCCAGCCATATCAAAAAGTACGGACGGGTAATTGCTATAGGCGGTGGTGTGGGTGCAGCGCCCATTTTCCCTATTGTTCGTGCTCTGAAGGAGGCGGGGAACGAAGTTATTTCAATTATCGGTGCGAAATCAGCCGAGACTTTGATTTTGCAGGACGTTATGAATAATGTCAGTGACCGGCTGATTATTTGTACTGATGACGGTTCCGTCGGCGAAAAGGGGTTTGTTACAGAGGTACTGCAGAAACAATTGACAGGTGAAAAACCGGACCTGGTGATGGCCATAGGACCCCTGCCGATGATGCAGGCGGTCAGTGAGTTAACGGCTTCTTATGCTGTAAAAACGCTGGTTAGCCTAAACCCGATTATGGTGGATGGAACAGGAATGTGTGGAGCCTGCCGGGTAAAAATAGGAGAGGAGACCAAGTTTGCTTGTGTTGAGGGACCGGAGTTTGACGGACACCTGGTTGATTGGGAAACCCTGATCAGGCGGTCCACAATGTATGCCAAAGAACAAGAGCTAATTCTCGGTGAGAAGGTCCGTTCAGGAGGTGGCTGCGGATGTCATTCATAACTGCTAAACACCCCATGCCTGAACAGGATCCACGGGAAAGGATTAAGAATTTCAAAGAAGTTGCTCTTGGTTACGATCAGGAAACGGCTGTTGCCGAAGCCAACCGGTGCCTACAGTGCAAAGGTGCTCCCTGCCAAAAAGGGTGTCCTGTCGGAGTGGAGATCCCTGCCTTTATTAAGTTGATTAAAGAAGGAGATTTTATCGCTGCCGGTAATAAAATTAAAGAACGTAATAACCTGCCGGCTGTTTGCGGTCGGGTATGTCCACAAGAAAACCAGTGTGAAAAGCAGTGTGTGCTGGGTAAAAGAGGAGAGCCTGTCGGCATAGGCAGGTTAGAAAGGTTTGCCGCCGATTTTGGTGCAGCTTTTGACAGGACAGCGCAGCACTTAAGCCGGCAATTAACCGGTAAGAAAGTAGCTGTAATCGGTTCGGGACCTGCGGGATTGACAGCGGCCGGGGATTTGGCCAAACTTGGCTATCGGGTTACCGTTTTTGAAGCCCTGCATGTTCCCGGCGGCGTTCTTGCCTACGGCATTCCGGAGTTTCGCCTGCCGAAAGACATTGTCAAAAGAGAAGTGGACTACCTGAAAAGTCTAGGTGTGGAAATAAAAACAAATATGATTATAGGGAAGACTTTTACCATAGACGAATTATTTACAGACGGTTTCCAAGCAATATTTGTCGCAACTGGGGCAGGGCTGCCTTACTTCATGAACATCCCGGGTGAAAACCTGAATGGGGTCTTTTCGGCCAACGAGTTTTTAACGCGGACCAATCTCATGAAGGCATACATGTTTCCGGAATACCATACGCCGGTCCATATCGGTGCAAAAGTAGCAGTCATCGGAGCAGGAAACGTAGCTATGGATTCGGCCCGGACAGCCCTTCGGCTGGGAGCGCAAAAAGTAACTGTTGTTTACCGCCGTTCGGAGAAGGAAATGCCTGCCCGGCTGGAAGAAATAAAGCATGCCCAGGAAGAAGGCGTGGAGTTTCTTTTCCTGACCAGCCCCGTCAAACTTATTGGGGATAAAGAAGGTTGGGTGAAGAATATGCAATGTATCAGGTATGAACTTGGTGAACCCGATGCCTCGGGTCGGAGAAAACCGGTGGCGGTCCCCGGATCGGAATTTAATGTTGAGGTGGATACGGTTATCATGGCTATCGGCCAGGGGCCCAACCCATTAATAACACAAACGACTGATGGGCTTATGTCGAATGCCCGGGGAAACATTATCGTGGACGAGCGGGGCCAAACTACTCGTTTGGGTGTTTTTGCCGGCGGCGACATCGTTACAGGGGCGGCCACAGTTATTCTTGCTATGGGGGCAGGCAAACAGGCGGCCATATCTATTGACCAGTATTTAAGGGACAAATAAATATAAAATTTTCAGGGGAGGGGTATTATGCCAGCTCAAATTCTTGATGGGAAAAAGCTGTCCAACGAGATTAAAGAAGGCTTGAAAGCAGAGGTAGAGGCTTTAAAAGCCAAAGGCGTTGTACCGACCATTGGTATGTTGTTGGTTGGAGATGATGAAGCATCCGCCCTATACGTGGGGTTAAAGGCTAAAGCTGCCACGGCTATCGGCGGAGAGGGAAAAACATTCAAATTACCTGAAGATGTGACTTTTGAAGAGATTATGGAATTAATTGATAAGTTGAACAATGACCCGTCAATTCACGGCATCCTGGTGCAACTGCCTTTGCCCAAGCACTTGCATGACAAAGAAAAAGCAATACTTGACGCTATTAATCCCGAAAAAGACGTAGACGGTTTCCATCCTACCAGTATTGGTAACCTGGTTATTGGAGACGACGGTTTTGTAGGTTGTACGGCCTTTGCTTGTATGAAACTGCTTGAGCTTACCGGTCAGGATTTAAAAGGCAAACATGCCGTTGTGGTAGGTCACAGTATTGAAGTGGGTAAACCGGTAAGTATGCTCTTGTTTGCCAAGGGATGCGTAGTAACCATTGTCCATCCAGATGATCCGAAGCTTACGGAATATACCAAGCAGGGCGATGTCTTGATTCTTGAGATGGCGAAACCTAAATTCGTTACCGGCGATATGGTAAAACCGGGCGCTATTGTAATTGATACCGGATCTAACTGGGTTGACGGTAAACAGGTCGGCGATGCGGACAAAGAGAGCGTGGAGCAGGTAGCAGGTTGGTTGAGCCCGTCTCCCGGCGGCGTAGGGCCTATGATCATCGCTATGCTCATGTATAACCTGGTCAAAGCCGCTCAACAACAAAGTGCATAAATATTGAATGGGAAGGTACGAAGCCTTCCCATTCCACTTTCTACTGCATTTGATAGCTATTAACCATGGTATTGGTTGTATTTTGTTGCATGGTGGGTACCTGGTACATGCCTCTTTGATTCATATAGGTGAAGCATTCCCAGGCTTGATTCATACAGGAAACGGAACAATTTTGCATTAATTGCCTTAGGTTATAATCGGCACATTCAAGAGCAGCCATAGTACATTTCAAGGCACTGGACTTATGGTATGCCAGCATACCTAAAGCCACATCGCGATCATCAATTTCGTTTACGCTGCTGCTGGGCTGCATTGGGGACGGATTCCTGAGCCCGTACTGGACAGGGGTTTTCTTCACGCCATGATAAGGCATAAAACTTATTACCCCCTTGCTGTGCAGATACGAAGCAATTTGATCGTAAGTCCTGTTCATATGGCTTAAATGACTGTCCATCATGG
The Thermincola ferriacetica DNA segment above includes these coding regions:
- the accC gene encoding acetyl-CoA carboxylase biotin carboxylase subunit; translated protein: MFKKVLIANRGEIAVRIIRACKEMDIRTVAVYSEADRDSLHVRLADEAFCIGPAPSGKSYLNKANIIAAAEVSGADAIHPGYGFLAENAEFAEICESCGIKFIGPSISALENMGAKAVARETMIKAGVPVVPGTEGVITDKEEAVRIAQEIGYPVIIKASAGGGGKGMRIAQSKNDLIKAIQTAQAEAEAAFGNAEVYIEKYVEEPRHIEFQILADNYGNTVYLGERDCSIQRRNQKLLEEAPSSALTPELRKKMGETAVRAAKAVNYSNAGTVEFLLDKDNNFYFIEMNTRIQVEHPVTELVTGIDLIKEQIRIAAGEELGYTQDDVKINGWAIECRINAEDPAKNFMPSPGKVIKYVPPGGMGVRVDSAVYEGYTIPPFYDSMVAKLIVWGRNREEAIQRMRRSLQEFEIEGVKTTIPFHLVVVDNAFFQRGDFYTNFIQRRVLQED
- a CDS encoding Asp23/Gls24 family envelope stress response protein, producing the protein MEKKELIERHETELGVIRIADEVVAIIAGLAATEIPGVAGMSGGLAGGIAEMLGRKNLSRGVKVEVGEKETAIDMFVIVEFGVRIPDVAHQIQENVKRAIESMTGLNVVEVNINIQGVVFPTPEPKEEEHRVK
- the amaP gene encoding alkaline shock response membrane anchor protein AmaP, with protein sequence MNFFDRLLLGLYSLSMVILFVVVGLVAAGWTTPLDLLEFALFKQDQRIAVGLVAIVFILISLKFLINSFGTKNEVMHALIKESAMGQVRITVQALENIVKKSVLQVRGIREVQPRIISRPEGIGVFIHVIVAPDLAIPQVSDEIQEKVKENLERIAGVNVHAVKVLVENIATDMKVRDRVN
- a CDS encoding DUF2273 domain-containing protein → MRDRSWQDFLGMHLGKILGVALGLLLGWMVIEYGLLKTLFVIILIVLGYFIGKKVDEDEDILMAVRRFFRGY
- the nusB gene encoding transcription antitermination factor NusB, whose protein sequence is MSRRKAREAALQVLFQIEMAGVEEGKAYEYIFSEFNIGENAQKFCRELVQGTLRNRAYIDDIIREVSNEWDLYRMANVDRNIIRMALYEMLFREDVPKNVAINEAIELGKDFSTADSGKFINGILGYVAKNMEQFKRTEPGV
- a CDS encoding tRNA (adenosine(37)-N6)-threonylcarbamoyltransferase complex transferase subunit TsaD; translated protein: MGLVLGIDTSCYTTSLAMLDTGGGLVADQRKLLDVPAGARGLQQSNAVFQHIQNIKNLFDNLWEIPGRRKLILGVAASVRPRPVEGSYMPVFTVAESYGRTIAGLLGVPFIPTSHQEGHIMAGLWSIGIFPAREFLAVHLSGGTTEVLRVTQQGESADMMFDIRLLGGTKDLNAGQFIDRIGVALGLPFPAGPELEKLARRAAGAIPIPSSVHGLEISFSGPETMAQRLISSGADATEVARGVEQCIANSLEKVLRRAIEQTGVIDILLVGGVTANYYIRSRLRERLEHRAVGARLFFAEPSMSSDNAVGVAAIGLRKLKASPGGENGSYPTRIKDKIT
- a CDS encoding cation diffusion facilitator family transporter translates to MAQADFADAQKEKKAVALSSVLASLFLTGGKLIIGLLTGSLGILSEAAHSALDFGAAAITYFAVSISDKPADKEHHYGHGKVENFSALVEALLLMVTCLWIVKEAINRLMMPELRLEVTAWGFGVLVVSIIIDFSRSRALKKAAKKHKSQALEADALHFSSDILSSLVVIVGLVFAKFGYEKADPIAALVVAVLVIIASLRLAKETVDGLLDRAPEGIRQRIESDVTGVPGVLGLHKIRVRRVGPKIFGDLHVLVDGNKTIKEGHQLADRVEDVLAKYASDVVIHIEPVEEVMKEDIITEEDLKKILEKAMERLGGKFVNYHELSLRYDYIAGPVGGVHLVLPQGLPLNEAHHIAHSIEEEIMANYPGTKFNVKIEPCAGTCTECALFCDD